The genomic region CTTCTTTTACTCTTTGGAAGAACAAAGTCTGGTATTAGCTGAGTAACGGAACCAGAAATAAACTCGTCAAAACCATGCTTGGCAAAGATGACAACGATCTCCCTCAATCGAGAAACATTTCTAATAGTTTTAGTTATTCCAATACCTGTTTTAATTAAATCCATAAGTTAATGATAATATATTACACACAACACAAATATACGGTAAAACCGGCCACCATCATGTATTTATAAAATGTATATAATAAGCTAGTATCTAGAAGAAATTGGAGTTTAATTGATAAATTTAATCAAACTAATATTGTTAACTATACTACTATCTGGGAATTGTATTGCTCAGGAAACCTGCTCTAGAACCGCTATTATTAATCAGCAAGAGGTTCTAGTTGATGCAAACTCAACACAAAAAGGGGAAGGACTGAGGTTCTACTTAGAAAAAGACAAGATTGCTTCTGAGTATTTAGAAAAGTACCAGAAGGGTACTAGTGTCAAGTGGTACTCAGCGGCGCTTGGTACCGCAGGAACAAGTATGATTATAGGAAGCTTCTTCGTTAATGGTAATAGTAAAAACAAGCAATCACTTATGATTGGCGGGGCGACAGCGATTATTATAAATTTTTTGATGTCTAGAACTATCGAAGCTAGTAATGAAAAGAATTTAAATAGAGCTGTTCAAGAGTATAACAAGAGAAACTTACCTAGAATTGATTTTAACCAGTCAAGCTATAGAAAAGATAAATCACCTAGTGCTAAAACTGTTTACTTTCAAAAACAATGGAGCTTTTAATATGTCAGAATTTGAAAAAGGCTTAATCTGTCATGCGTGTGAAAAAGTCTTAAATCTTGAACAAAATGCTAAAATAATGAGAAGTGATGAGTGCCCACATTGCTATGCGAATATTCACTGCTGTAAGATGTGTGACTTCTATGACAAAACAGCTTACAATGAATGTCGAGAGTCTAATGCTGATCGATTAGTAGATAAGGAAATGGCCAATTTTTGTGATTACTTTATTTTAACAAATTCACAAGATAGCAGCACAAAAGCTGAAGACTTAAAAAATGCAGCAGATGCACTATTTAAAAATTAAGGAAAAGATATGAATAATGAAATGCCAATTACTAAAGAAGGGTTCGAAAAAGTTCAAACAGAACTTGAACACTTAATTAAGGTTGAAAGAGAAGAGCTGAAAGTTGTTATTGCTGAAGCTAGAGAATTAGGTGATTTAAAAGAAAATGCAGAATATCATGCAGCCAAAGAGAAGCAGTCAACTGTCGAAGGCAGAATTATGCAACTTCAAGGTGTAGTAGCAAATGCATTAGTTATCAACCCTTCGGAAGTAAAGTCAGATAAGATCGTATTCGGTGCGACAGTAACTTTACTAGACGTAGATAAAGATGAAACCGTCGTCTATAAAATTGTTGGAGAAACTGAATCAGATATGAAAGTTGGAAAGATTTCTTTCAAGAGTCCATTAGGCAAGGCCATAATTGGAAAGGAAGAGGGAGATACTGTTATTGTAAAGGCTCCAAAGGGCGACATTGAATATGAAGTCGAGTCGTTCGAATATATCTAACTTAAACTGGAGCTCTCAAATTGGAGAGCTCTACCCAAAAGAGCCTAGCAAAAGTGCCCTCGCACTTATAAGCGCAGGTTATTCAGACTTAAGTTCCCTACTCTGGCTCGTTCCATTACGAGTAATCAAAATGCCTGTTCTTAAAAACTTTAGCCATGCAAAAGAAGACAGCATTTTTACAGGCATCGGAAAAGTTATTTCAGTAAGGTCACTTCCAAGCTTTAACGGACGAGGCAAAGGAATGGCACAACTTCTAAATATCACAGTTGTCGTTCAAGATATTTTTTCTAAAAGTTCATTAGAGTTAAAATGGTTTAACTCGTATAGTTCAGTATCTCACAAGATTCAATCATCAAAATATTTAGAGTTTACTGGTCAGGTGCAGTCTTACCAAGGCGCTTTACAAGTCGTTAACCCTGATTTTAAGCCCTATACTCAAAATGAGCTTCCCAGTACTGAAGAAAAGGAAAGTCAGCTCCCACAGTTAAAGGTTCAATACCCCACTACTAATGGTGTAAATAGTTCAAACATTAAAAAAGTCATCGAAAAAATTCCTTTGGCATTGTGGGATAATATAGAAGATACCCTTCCTCAAGAATATATTAACAAGAGAAATCTTCTAGACTTAAAAACATCATTCGCAATTATTCATGCTAAAAGAGAAATCCTAGACTCTTGGAGTGAACTACAATATCAACAAGCAAGAGACAGACTTGTCTATCAAGAATTATTTGAAGAACAATTAAAGTTCACGTTAAGAAAGAAAACAATTAAATCTCTGCCTGGCATAAATATCAAAAGAGACCCCGCTTCGATTGAAAAAATACTGTCTCTTTTCCCTTACTCTTTAACAAATGATCAAGAGTGTACTTATAATGATGTTTTAAATGATCTTGAATCTGGTCATCCAATGATGAGACTTGTTCAAGGAGATGTTGGATGTGGAAAAACAACTATTGCCATCATCGCTGGCTTAATTGTTTGCATGCAAGAACTCCAAAGTGCTCTAATGTGCCCAACAGAGTCTTTGGCCATACAGCATTTTAAAGAAATAAAAGAATACTGTGACCAACTTGATATTTCGTGCTCATTATTAATAGGCTCAACACCTCAAAAAGAAAGAAAAAAGATACTCGAGGAACTTTCTAATGGTAAAATCAAATTTATCATAGGAACACATTCATTATTCCAAGATACAGTGGTATTTAAAAACTTGAGCATCGCTATTATAGATGAACAACACAAATTTGGAGTTGAACAAAGACTAAAATTAGTTGCAAAAGGTTCAGGATGTCATTGCTTAATTATGACGGCAACACCTATTCCACGAAGTCTTTGTTTAACACAGTTTGGAGATCTTGATATATCAACTATTACGACAATGCCTTCAGGCAGGAAGGGGTCTCAAACAAGAATTGTTACACAAGAAAACTTTGGAAAATTTCTAAATTTTATTAGCACCAGAGTATCAATGAATGAACAAATCTACGTTGTGGTTCCAGCAATTACAGAGTCTCCAACTCAAGACACATTGAATCTCGAAGATGTATTAAAAAGGTTTCAACTTTTTTATCCTAAGTATTCTATTGCTGGGATTCATGGACAGATGGCATCAGAAGAAAAACGATCTGTTTTAGAAAAGTTTAATGCCAATGAGATAAATATTCTGATAGCGACGAGTGTTATTGAAGTTGGAATCAATGTAATCAATGCCACTGTTATGGCCATACTAAGTCCAGAAAGGTTTGGACTGAGTTCACTACATCAATTGAGAGGAAGAGTTGGACGTGGTAGCAAGCCAGGGTTTTGCTTCCTAGTTAATGAGAAAAATATTTCTTCAGAAAGTATGCAAAGACTTAGAGTTATAGAGAAATATAGTGATGGATTTCATATTGCAGAAGAAGACTTAAAACTACGTGGAGCAGGTGATATTTTTGGCAAAGAGCAGTCAGGAAGTAGCAATAATAAGAAAATTGCTAATATTATTCTTAATTCTAGAGAGCTAGAGTACGCGAAAGAAGATTCAACTAAAATTCTAAAAGAAAATCCTGAAACTCTTAGCAAACTTTTAAAAAGAATGGAAAAAGATGCTAAGATTTTTTCCACTGTCTAGTGCTACAATATTCTGTTAGCATTAGACTATGATTCGTATTGAAATTACCAAGGCTTCAACACCATTTATTATCGGAACTCATTATAACAATGGGAACATCTTTACTATTGGTAAGAAATCAAGCTCCAGTCTAATCGATCCAGAATGCACGGGTATAATACTAACAGTTTCGAACGATAAGCTGTACGTTGAAAACAAAAAGGCAGGCATTTTCTATAAGGTAAATGGTAAGAAAATATCTGGAAAGAAAAATATTGATGCTGGAAGTAAGATTGAGTTTTCTTCGATAAGCTTCGAAATTCTCGAGTTTAGATATGACCATATTGATCATCTGACAGATATAGACAACTTATATAAAAAAAGAATACAAGAAACTCCAATGTTAGAGGAAATATTCTCTCTTATTGAGCAAGATTTCATTCATCTCGAGAAGTTAAAATATGATGAAAAGTGAATTCCCTTCCTACTACTACTCACAAGATGGGACGCGAATATTTTATATTACGAACTTTGACCATAAGCTCGAAGACAAAAGCAATGTTATCGTTTTCAACTATGGGCTAGTCTGCAACCATTCTCACTTTAAACCACAAATACAATTCTTCGATGATCTTGGATATAAAATTCTCATTCATGACTACAGGGCCCATTACAGCTCTTCAGGTCAAGAAAATCTAGAAGCGTGCACCTTTGAAAATATGGCAAAAGATATTAATGGAATATTAAAATCACTTAATATTATTAATCCTATTATTATTGGTCATAGTATGGGAGTGAATGTCTCGTTAGAATATGCAAAACTCTTTCCCAATGAGATTAGATCTCTAGTTCTAATTTCCGGAACGGTTCTTCCTCCACAAGACATAATGTTTGACTCAAATATTGTTGATATTGCAGCTCCATTGATTGAGAAGTTTTCAAATCATAATCCAAATATATTTAACTATCTTTGGAAAAACTCATTCAAAAATCCTCTTGCTCGTTGGATCGTTCTTGACGGTGGATTTAATACTAAAAAAGTTGAGGATAGTTTTGTTCAGATATATATGAAAAAAATTAGTGAATTATCTAAAGAGCTTTTCTTTCATCTGCTAGAAAAAATGAAACAACATAGCATTATCTCTCATTTGGAAAATATTAATACACCTACTTTAATTATTGGAGGAGACTCTGATAAAATTATTCCAAACTATCTTCAAAAAATACTACATAAGTATTTAAAAAACTCTGATTTATATATAGTTAAAGATGGAAGTCATGTTCCACAGATAGACTTTCCAGAACTACTTAATGAAAGAATTCTCTCTTTTATCAAAAGATATTAAATTTCTAAATTTTTATACTTTATAAGCTCGCCAAATACTCTAAGCATTGCAGATCTTGCTTGCGCCTTTTTATATTCAGCATGAGAGGCTTCACCTTCAGTATTTTCTTTATGAGACTTCTCATCAACAACTTGAACCTCAAAAGGATAGAAGAATCTAATATCTCTTGCAATTAGCGAAACATCTAAATTTAGAATCTTCTTTGCAAGATCATTCTCTCCACTGGCCTTAGCTTCCTTTCTCAATCTATGAAATTCTTGTAAGAATGGATTTTTATATTTAATAAGTTGTCTACAAGTAAACTGAATTGCCTGATAGCTTTTAGCAGAGTGACTATTGCGTTCATTTTCTTCTATGACAGAGCACTCTGAAATCTCTCTTTCAACCGCGTTTACAAAACGATCTTCAGCGAGGTCATTTCTTAGGCTCATTTTTACAACATTTTGATACTTGTCTCTCAATGTATTTAAATTAACTAAAGTGTTTACGGAACGACTAGGCTTAACATTATGTGGAATAACAATATTCTGCTTAACAAGAAAATTAACGACTCTTAATGCATCAAATTTCGTCTCAGTAATAAACCTCACTCCTATTCGATCAAAGAGTTCTTCTGCGACATTTTCAGCTTTATGAAGAAGCTTTATAATTACACTTTCTCTCGTTTTCTTAGACTTAGTTTCAAAGTCAACCAGCTTTATCTTTTCATCATCAGAACAAAGATAGAGATTATCGTCAGCATCTCTTGTAATAAACTTATAAAACTTATCAAAAATTTGAGTTTGAATAGCAGAAAAATAATTAGAACGAAGATCTTTGTCAGTATGTAAAATTGTGTGCATGATTTTTAAAATAATCTCTGCCCAAAGTTCATCTTCCTTAAGAGTCCCTTCTTTCTGACCAGTCGCCATTAGAAAGAGTTCACCAATATCTGTTATCATATATAGTGAGTTAGGTATTTTTAAATCTAGACCTTCTTCATTACCCTCTTTTAGAAAGTATCTTCGAATAAACTGCAGTGCCTCTTGAAAATTTCCAAATAACTCGGCCCTACTCACAGGATCATTAGGATCAAGACCATAACCTCGCAAGAATTTATTCACCTGAGTACTATCGCCAATAGCCCCAACAAAGAACTTTGAATCTAAAG from Halobacteriovorax sp. HLS harbors:
- the greA gene encoding transcription elongation factor GreA: MNNEMPITKEGFEKVQTELEHLIKVEREELKVVIAEARELGDLKENAEYHAAKEKQSTVEGRIMQLQGVVANALVINPSEVKSDKIVFGATVTLLDVDKDETVVYKIVGETESDMKVGKISFKSPLGKAIIGKEEGDTVIVKAPKGDIEYEVESFEYI
- a CDS encoding ATP-dependent DNA helicase RecG; the protein is MKSSRSNISNLNWSSQIGELYPKEPSKSALALISAGYSDLSSLLWLVPLRVIKMPVLKNFSHAKEDSIFTGIGKVISVRSLPSFNGRGKGMAQLLNITVVVQDIFSKSSLELKWFNSYSSVSHKIQSSKYLEFTGQVQSYQGALQVVNPDFKPYTQNELPSTEEKESQLPQLKVQYPTTNGVNSSNIKKVIEKIPLALWDNIEDTLPQEYINKRNLLDLKTSFAIIHAKREILDSWSELQYQQARDRLVYQELFEEQLKFTLRKKTIKSLPGINIKRDPASIEKILSLFPYSLTNDQECTYNDVLNDLESGHPMMRLVQGDVGCGKTTIAIIAGLIVCMQELQSALMCPTESLAIQHFKEIKEYCDQLDISCSLLIGSTPQKERKKILEELSNGKIKFIIGTHSLFQDTVVFKNLSIAIIDEQHKFGVEQRLKLVAKGSGCHCLIMTATPIPRSLCLTQFGDLDISTITTMPSGRKGSQTRIVTQENFGKFLNFISTRVSMNEQIYVVVPAITESPTQDTLNLEDVLKRFQLFYPKYSIAGIHGQMASEEKRSVLEKFNANEINILIATSVIEVGINVINATVMAILSPERFGLSSLHQLRGRVGRGSKPGFCFLVNEKNISSESMQRLRVIEKYSDGFHIAEEDLKLRGAGDIFGKEQSGSSNNKKIANIILNSRELEYAKEDSTKILKENPETLSKLLKRMEKDAKIFSTV
- a CDS encoding alpha/beta fold hydrolase; translated protein: MMKSEFPSYYYSQDGTRIFYITNFDHKLEDKSNVIVFNYGLVCNHSHFKPQIQFFDDLGYKILIHDYRAHYSSSGQENLEACTFENMAKDINGILKSLNIINPIIIGHSMGVNVSLEYAKLFPNEIRSLVLISGTVLPPQDIMFDSNIVDIAAPLIEKFSNHNPNIFNYLWKNSFKNPLARWIVLDGGFNTKKVEDSFVQIYMKKISELSKELFFHLLEKMKQHSIISHLENINTPTLIIGGDSDKIIPNYLQKILHKYLKNSDLYIVKDGSHVPQIDFPELLNERILSFIKRY
- a CDS encoding TIGR04552 family protein, translating into MVRPNYLSQYMFDWEILDVIVSGKSALDSKFFVGAIGDSTQVNKFLRGYGLDPNDPVSRAELFGNFQEALQFIRRYFLKEGNEEGLDLKIPNSLYMITDIGELFLMATGQKEGTLKEDELWAEIILKIMHTILHTDKDLRSNYFSAIQTQIFDKFYKFITRDADDNLYLCSDDEKIKLVDFETKSKKTRESVIIKLLHKAENVAEELFDRIGVRFITETKFDALRVVNFLVKQNIVIPHNVKPSRSVNTLVNLNTLRDKYQNVVKMSLRNDLAEDRFVNAVEREISECSVIEENERNSHSAKSYQAIQFTCRQLIKYKNPFLQEFHRLRKEAKASGENDLAKKILNLDVSLIARDIRFFYPFEVQVVDEKSHKENTEGEASHAEYKKAQARSAMLRVFGELIKYKNLEI